The Pedobacter mucosus genome window below encodes:
- a CDS encoding (2Fe-2S)-binding protein produces MKQNKTQLTPEEHRLFGDLMPEDLEEVINSGFNRRHFIKLMSLASAGLLVSYTLGAEQLFARSVEIEDIPDLIPQAVENGINVTFKVNSSSKNVLIDSRMTLLDTLRERIGLTGSKKGCDHGQCGACTVIVDGQRVLSCLTLAATCQGKSVITIEGLAKENDLHPMQAAFLKHDGFQCGFCTPGQICSAVALMKEAKEGQASFATQNIGADAKSILLSDEEIAERMSGNICRCGAYPNIVAAIKEAQTGKNVVQNWLFTD; encoded by the coding sequence ATGAAACAAAATAAAACTCAACTTACTCCTGAAGAACATAGGCTTTTTGGCGATTTAATGCCCGAAGATTTAGAAGAAGTGATTAACTCAGGATTTAATCGACGCCATTTCATCAAGCTTATGAGCTTGGCTTCTGCCGGCTTGCTGGTTAGTTATACCTTAGGCGCCGAGCAACTATTTGCCCGGTCGGTTGAAATAGAAGATATTCCTGATCTTATTCCACAGGCTGTAGAAAATGGGATAAATGTGACTTTTAAGGTTAATTCAAGCTCTAAGAATGTACTTATTGATTCCAGAATGACCTTGCTCGATACCCTACGGGAAAGAATAGGCTTAACGGGATCAAAAAAAGGTTGTGATCATGGTCAATGTGGTGCGTGTACGGTTATAGTGGATGGGCAACGTGTGTTATCCTGCCTTACCCTGGCCGCGACTTGCCAAGGAAAATCGGTTATTACCATTGAGGGCCTTGCAAAAGAAAACGACCTTCATCCTATGCAGGCTGCTTTTCTTAAACACGATGGTTTCCAATGTGGATTTTGTACACCTGGACAAATTTGCTCAGCCGTTGCATTGATGAAAGAAGCAAAGGAAGGTCAGGCAAGCTTTGCTACCCAGAATATTGGAGCCGATGCGAAGTCAATCTTACTTTCTGATGAGGAAATTGCAGAGCGAATGTCAGGAAATATTTGCCGATGTGGCGCTTATCCTAACATTGTAGCAGCGATTAAAGAAGCCCAGACCGGTAAAAATGTTGTTCAAAAT
- a CDS encoding SusC/RagA family TonB-linked outer membrane protein → MNKKLLYFFLLLISHSYQLIAQDKVVSGTVKEAETNLVLPGVTVRIQGTTIATVTDKNGYYRISSPSVTSTIVFSAIGMLEYKEVVGNKTSINVILKTDSKQLSEVIINAIGVETERDKFGSSISTVKGSAVASSGETTLLTGISSKVSGVLITRNGGDPGSGGYIQIRGQNTINGSAQPLFIVDGMPVSNSSDNAGTAAGNGIIQQSRINDINPEDIESLEVLKGASAAALWGTRAANGVIIITTKKGKNSDGKVNITFKSTLSLDRVNKLPELQNTYGQGTLGFYNQGDKLSFGDLISARTGGNDTYITSPTASGYQGYTQLQDGSTRYAIAPGNAANPHGGKNSREVFDRYGDIFQTGHFIDNSISLSGGDAKSSIFVSYANLSQDGVIKAFSEYDRNTARVNAATKFNSWIKASVNVGYTKTKSLRVQEGDNVDGLLLGTTRTPADFNNALYKGVYTNVANEVLQNAHVSYRNPLGKDLGTIYSNPVWNINNNKNNSEVDRLTGVFELGLTPLPWLNITGRSGIDNYVDDRTERFARNSALFLNGYLSKNQISEKQFNTDIFASANKSFSENFGGTVLVGVNYNSRRRATRSDAISNLIVPTAPDILTNALNSNLSASNYSSLIRTYAYYLQTDLEAYDMFFLTLSGRSESASTFGDSASNSFFFPSAALAWQITKIKGLDNIPFLNFAKLRLTWGQVGIQPQPYLNFTTFSPAIYGDTFTRGLSSISTLYGGGYVRSLTEGNDNLRPERKTESEIGIDLRLFNNRLNISATGYTNQTKDVILPLNVPSETGFTIRNTNAAVLSNKGLEIDVNGDALRLGEFRWNLSATFAMNRNVVKSLAAATVYTLPDSYMQNASLIPGQPFGIFYSTDFLKDGNGKYILDNNGFPQAGISNEIIGNPNPKWQGGLGSTFSYKNVSLFVLFDRIAGNDFFNGTRGSLYSIGTHADQGQTVVAPQGGLKDVNGNLIAAGTSFQGQIKDFGAGPVAINQAWWQGRGSASNSASYKQFVEDGSTTRLREATLRYSINAKSIKFLSKLSSIDFNVTGRNLVLWTKYTGTDPEVNISGAGLARGQDWFTNPNTKSVLFSVQVRY, encoded by the coding sequence ATGAATAAAAAATTACTCTATTTTTTCTTATTGCTAATTTCTCATTCCTATCAACTTATTGCGCAAGATAAAGTGGTTTCTGGAACAGTAAAAGAAGCAGAAACAAACCTTGTTCTTCCTGGAGTTACGGTAAGAATCCAAGGAACAACTATAGCAACAGTCACTGATAAAAATGGCTATTATCGAATTTCTAGTCCTAGTGTCACCAGTACCATAGTATTTTCCGCGATAGGAATGCTTGAGTACAAAGAAGTTGTTGGCAACAAAACATCTATAAATGTAATACTGAAAACGGATTCAAAACAACTCTCAGAAGTTATCATCAATGCTATTGGTGTAGAAACAGAACGCGATAAGTTTGGTTCTTCCATCTCAACAGTAAAAGGTTCCGCCGTTGCAAGCTCGGGTGAAACAACATTACTAACCGGCATCAGCAGTAAAGTTTCAGGCGTTTTAATCACCAGAAATGGTGGTGATCCTGGTTCAGGTGGCTATATTCAGATTAGAGGGCAGAATACCATAAATGGAAGTGCTCAACCACTGTTTATTGTTGATGGAATGCCAGTAAGTAATTCTAGTGACAATGCTGGTACTGCTGCAGGAAATGGAATTATTCAGCAGTCTAGAATTAATGATATCAATCCTGAAGATATTGAAAGTCTGGAAGTACTTAAAGGTGCCTCGGCAGCAGCGCTTTGGGGCACGAGGGCAGCCAACGGCGTAATCATTATCACCACAAAAAAAGGTAAAAATTCAGACGGGAAGGTAAATATTACTTTCAAATCGACTCTATCACTTGATCGCGTGAATAAGTTGCCTGAGCTGCAAAATACATATGGACAGGGGACTTTGGGGTTTTATAATCAGGGCGACAAACTTAGTTTTGGTGATTTGATTTCTGCTCGTACAGGCGGAAATGATACTTACATCACAAGCCCAACGGCAAGTGGTTACCAAGGGTATACGCAACTTCAGGATGGAAGCACAAGATATGCTATCGCTCCCGGTAATGCAGCTAATCCTCATGGCGGTAAAAATTCGCGGGAGGTATTTGACAGGTATGGTGATATATTTCAAACCGGTCATTTTATAGATAATTCAATCAGTTTGAGTGGAGGAGATGCGAAGTCAAGCATTTTTGTCAGCTATGCAAATCTAAGTCAGGATGGAGTAATCAAAGCATTTAGTGAGTACGATCGCAATACTGCTCGTGTTAACGCGGCTACGAAATTCAACTCCTGGATAAAAGCTTCCGTAAATGTCGGTTACACTAAAACGAAATCTTTAAGGGTTCAAGAGGGCGACAATGTGGATGGTTTACTACTTGGAACCACCAGAACTCCAGCAGATTTTAATAACGCGTTATATAAGGGCGTTTATACAAATGTCGCTAATGAAGTATTACAAAATGCTCATGTTTCTTACCGCAATCCGCTTGGTAAAGATTTAGGAACTATTTATTCGAATCCGGTATGGAACATCAACAATAACAAGAATAATAGCGAAGTTGACCGTTTAACAGGCGTTTTTGAGCTTGGTTTAACACCACTTCCCTGGTTAAACATTACTGGTCGTTCTGGAATTGATAATTATGTTGATGATAGAACAGAACGGTTTGCCAGAAATTCTGCTTTGTTTTTAAATGGTTATTTATCAAAGAACCAGATTTCAGAAAAACAATTTAATACTGATATTTTTGCATCTGCGAACAAAAGCTTTAGCGAAAATTTCGGCGGAACAGTATTAGTGGGTGTCAACTACAACAGCAGACGAAGGGCAACAAGATCTGATGCAATTTCTAATTTAATTGTTCCTACAGCGCCTGATATATTAACCAATGCGTTAAATTCGAATCTATCTGCAAGCAATTATAGTTCATTGATTCGTACGTATGCTTATTATCTACAAACAGATTTGGAGGCTTATGATATGTTTTTCTTAACGCTATCGGGCAGATCGGAAAGTGCTTCTACTTTTGGAGATAGTGCAAGCAACAGTTTCTTTTTTCCATCTGCAGCATTGGCCTGGCAAATCACAAAAATTAAAGGACTGGATAATATACCATTTCTTAATTTTGCTAAACTTCGCCTTACCTGGGGGCAGGTAGGAATTCAGCCTCAGCCATATTTGAATTTTACAACTTTTAGTCCGGCAATATACGGCGACACTTTTACCCGCGGCTTATCTTCAATTAGTACCCTGTATGGCGGTGGTTATGTTAGAAGTTTAACAGAAGGCAATGACAACCTGCGTCCGGAGCGGAAAACTGAAAGTGAAATAGGTATAGATTTGCGTTTGTTCAATAACAGGTTAAATATTTCAGCAACAGGCTACACCAATCAAACAAAGGATGTGATCTTACCTTTAAATGTTCCGAGTGAAACTGGTTTCACCATAAGAAATACAAATGCCGCTGTGCTTTCAAATAAAGGATTGGAAATTGATGTTAATGGAGATGCTCTTCGCTTAGGTGAATTCAGGTGGAATCTTTCAGCAACTTTCGCTATGAACAGGAATGTGGTTAAATCGCTTGCAGCTGCCACCGTTTATACCTTGCCGGATAGTTATATGCAAAATGCCTCATTAATTCCGGGTCAGCCATTTGGAATATTTTATTCAACAGACTTTTTAAAAGATGGGAATGGAAAATATATTCTGGATAACAATGGCTTTCCGCAGGCTGGTATCAGCAATGAAATTATAGGTAATCCGAATCCTAAATGGCAAGGAGGCTTGGGAAGTACGTTCTCTTATAAAAATGTTTCACTATTTGTATTGTTCGATCGTATTGCTGGCAATGACTTCTTTAATGGAACCAGGGGTTCGTTATATAGTATTGGTACACACGCAGATCAAGGCCAAACAGTTGTTGCACCGCAAGGAGGATTAAAGGATGTGAATGGTAACTTGATCGCCGCGGGAACTTCTTTTCAAGGGCAGATTAAAGACTTTGGTGCCGGACCTGTTGCAATAAACCAGGCTTGGTGGCAAGGAAGAGGATCTGCATCTAACTCTGCCTCTTACAAACAATTTGTTGAAGATGGTAGTACAACGAGGCTTCGTGAAGCCACTTTAAGGTATTCAATTAACGCTAAATCAATTAAATTTTTATCTAAACTTTCGAGCATAGATTTTAATGTAACTGGAAGGAATCTTGTTTTGTGGACAAAATATACGGGCACGGATCCAGAGGTAAATATTTCTGGCGCAGGGTTAGCTCGTGGGCAAGATTGGTTTACCAACCCAAACACGAAATCTGTTCTATTTTCTGTTCAGGTAAGATATTAA